A window from Plodia interpunctella isolate USDA-ARS_2022_Savannah chromosome 2, ilPloInte3.2, whole genome shotgun sequence encodes these proteins:
- the LOC128680770 gene encoding UPF0585 protein CG18661 produces MSKTQDFTDGFTHNGTESINGEKLIYPAATRNQEPILQVLKRFIICDEENISDESPLFLEVSSGSGQHLYHFAPHFPGVRFQPTEYDKSLLGSITYYSQACPTKNIYAPIQLDICNDFKDYGLQENSIDYLYNANMIHITPYQCTLGLFKNAGCYLKPDALMIMYGPYCKDGIISPQSNIDFDAFLKSRDPSWGLRDINDLIKLAEENDLSLIDTIEMPANNKILIWKKNLNT; encoded by the exons ATGTCGAAAACGCAGGATTTTACGGATGGCTTTACTCACAATGGAACTGAAAG tatcaatggagaaaaattaatatatcctGCTGCAACAAGGAATCAAGAACCTATACTACAAGTTTTGAAGAGGTTTATAATATGtgatgaagaaaatatttctgatGAAAGTCCTTTGTTCTTAGAGGTTTCATCAGGCTCTGGCCAACATTTATATCACTTTGCTCCTCATTTCCCAGGGGTTAGATTCCAACCCACAGAATATGACAAGAGTTTGCTTGGAAGCATAACTTATTATAGTCAAGCCTGccctacaaaaaatatttatgcacCAATACAGCTTGatatttgcaatgattttaaagACTATGGTTTGCAAGAAAATTCTATTGATTATCTTTATAATGCAAATATGATCCACATCACTCCATACCAATGTACTTTAGGTTTATTTAAGAATGCTGGATGTTATTTGAAGCCTGATGCCCTTATGATAATGTATGGGCCTTACTGTAAAGATGGAATAATATCACCACAAAGTAACATTGATTTTGATGCTTTTCTGAAAAGTAGAGATCCTTCATGGGGCCTTCGTGatattaatgatttaattaaattagcaGAAGAGAATGATTTATCTTTAATAGATACTATAGAAATGcctgcaaataataaaatactaatctggaagaaaaatttaaatacttaa